In the genome of Verrucomicrobiota bacterium, one region contains:
- a CDS encoding ASCH domain-containing protein: MPLVKALSVKQPWANLIASGEKTIETRTWPTDYRGELLIVSSRTPPIEPAGCALALVKLVDCRPMERRDEMAACCPIYPNAFSWVFREIRRIKPFEVRGQLGIYEVEVPNELA, from the coding sequence ATGCCGCTCGTGAAGGCATTATCTGTCAAGCAGCCGTGGGCCAATCTGATTGCCTCGGGAGAAAAGACAATAGAAACGAGAACATGGCCAACGGACTATCGTGGCGAACTACTAATAGTTTCATCGCGAACCCCTCCGATTGAACCTGCTGGCTGCGCGCTTGCACTCGTAAAGCTCGTTGATTGCCGTCCGATGGAACGACGGGATGAAATGGCTGCTTGTTGCCCGATCTACCCCAACGCATTCTCATGGGTGTTTCGCGAAATTCGGAGAATCAAACCGTTCGAAGTGCGCGGACAACTTGGAATTTACGAGGTCGAAGTGCCGAACGAGCTGGCATGA